From Humisphaera borealis, the proteins below share one genomic window:
- a CDS encoding alpha/beta hydrolase, which yields MKTTRSLLLASYVLNFGALALTIVVATSASAQQPNTQARPPVPAPRVPEGVKVSRDLPYVTDGHARQKLDLYIPEKADAPLPVIIWVHGGGWAAGSKDGCPPARDNYMARGYAVASIGYRLSGDAIFPAQIEDCKAAIRWLRAHAKEHNLDANRFAVWGSSAGGHLVALLGTSGDVKGFDVGPNLDQSSRVQAVCDYYGPTDLLQMDAHALNKGRAIHNAADSPESRLIGGAIQENKDKVAKANPITYVSKDDPPFLIVHGDQDPTVAHHQSELLYGALKSVGVRVRFHTIEGAGHGTGFGGPELETIVQDFFDRHLKGTQPATDEPLATESKSQAVARPGAIGGQPGAATRPAGRAGVSWDQIRTREDANSDGKVTKDEFKGPPPLFDRLDRNRDGRLTKEDF from the coding sequence GTGAAAACTACACGATCCCTCCTTCTCGCGTCGTACGTTCTCAACTTCGGAGCACTTGCCCTGACCATCGTTGTGGCGACGTCCGCCAGCGCCCAGCAGCCGAACACCCAGGCACGACCGCCGGTCCCCGCGCCACGGGTGCCTGAGGGCGTCAAAGTGTCTCGCGATCTTCCCTACGTTACCGACGGCCACGCCCGGCAGAAGCTCGACCTTTACATCCCCGAGAAGGCCGATGCGCCGCTGCCAGTGATCATCTGGGTTCACGGCGGCGGGTGGGCCGCCGGCAGCAAGGACGGGTGCCCGCCCGCACGTGACAATTACATGGCCCGCGGCTACGCGGTTGCCAGCATCGGCTATCGCCTCAGCGGCGACGCGATCTTTCCGGCACAGATCGAAGACTGCAAAGCGGCCATCCGATGGCTTCGGGCACATGCCAAAGAACACAATCTGGACGCGAATCGCTTCGCGGTCTGGGGAAGCTCGGCCGGCGGCCACCTTGTCGCGCTATTGGGCACGAGCGGCGATGTGAAGGGGTTCGATGTCGGTCCGAATCTCGATCAATCCAGCCGGGTGCAGGCAGTTTGCGACTACTACGGGCCGACCGACCTATTGCAGATGGACGCACACGCGCTCAACAAGGGAAGGGCAATCCACAACGCTGCCGACTCACCGGAATCGCGCCTCATCGGCGGGGCGATCCAGGAAAACAAGGACAAGGTCGCTAAGGCCAATCCAATCACCTATGTCAGTAAAGATGACCCGCCGTTCCTGATCGTGCACGGCGACCAGGACCCCACCGTCGCGCATCATCAGAGCGAACTCCTCTACGGCGCTTTGAAGTCGGTCGGCGTACGGGTGCGATTCCACACGATCGAAGGGGCCGGGCACGGAACGGGGTTTGGCGGTCCGGAGTTGGAGACGATCGTGCAGGACTTCTTCGACCGGCACCTCAAGGGAACCCAACCGGCCACCGACGAACCACTGGCAACAGAGTCAAAGAGTCAGGCGGTCGCGCGGCCCGGAGCGATTGGAGGTCAGCCCGGGGCGGCGACACGGCCCGCAGGCCGCGCCGGCGTTTCCTGGGACCAGATTCGCACCCGCGAAGACGCCAACAGCGACGGCAAGGTCACAAAAGATGAGTTCAAGGGCCCGCCGCCGTTGTTCGATCGGCTGGACCGCAATCGGGACGGAAGGCTGACGAAGGAAGACTTCTGA
- a CDS encoding nucleotidyltransferase family protein has product MTSQDFMWEVVQALDRAKVPYMVVGSLSSNVYGIPRSTKDADFVVELRDVPIGAIADQLGPGYLLDSQMSFETVTGTYRWKIRHIDSAFQIELFLISEDPHDRERFLRRRKVKYNGNPVFVATAEDVVITKLRWSRQGKRAKDLDDVRSVLTVSGENLDWEYIHRWCAIHKTESILSDVRKSVPT; this is encoded by the coding sequence ATGACTTCCCAAGACTTTATGTGGGAGGTTGTTCAGGCGCTTGATCGTGCAAAGGTGCCGTACATGGTTGTCGGTTCCCTCTCCAGCAACGTCTACGGGATTCCGCGGTCGACGAAGGATGCCGATTTCGTTGTGGAGCTCCGAGACGTTCCAATTGGGGCCATTGCAGATCAACTAGGACCCGGCTATCTGCTTGATAGCCAGATGTCTTTCGAAACGGTCACCGGAACTTATCGCTGGAAGATTCGACACATCGATTCAGCCTTCCAGATCGAATTGTTCTTGATTAGCGAGGATCCACACGATCGCGAGCGGTTCCTGCGACGGCGCAAAGTGAAATACAACGGTAATCCGGTTTTCGTCGCGACTGCCGAAGACGTCGTGATAACGAAGCTACGTTGGTCCCGACAAGGAAAGCGGGCCAAGGATCTTGACGACGTCCGCAGCGTACTGACTGTTTCAGGTGAGAACCTTGATTGGGAATACATCCACCGTTGGTGTGCGATCCACAAGACCGAGTCAATTCTCAGCGACGTACGAAAGAGCGTTCCGACATAA
- a CDS encoding ThuA domain-containing protein codes for MRSLFLVLGLALLGVVAAAQAADSPQTGSSPKPKPLIAIIVGPTNHPPGTHEVAASGRLIAHCLQNMSNLPGVSAEVFYEWPKDDVLDKAAALVFTGDNFPGVTLNDSKSVLAKIDAMAKRGCGIVCIHYATGLRKQDVPPDGTHPLLAWTGGYFATKCDHHQSIARIYPAATITPGGGDHPVLRGWKEFSLRDEPYINNYFGKDGNKPAPNVTAIATSMLPPESPKKETVAWAVNRDDGGRGMGIVMPHFFANWKNEDLRKCILNGIVWAAKLEVPAEGVNTSLPDLVTFKPEALEPRPKATQPAAPKK; via the coding sequence ATGCGAAGCTTGTTCTTGGTACTGGGATTGGCATTGCTAGGAGTGGTTGCTGCGGCGCAGGCCGCAGATTCCCCACAAACTGGATCCTCTCCCAAGCCCAAACCGCTCATCGCGATCATCGTCGGCCCGACGAATCATCCCCCGGGCACGCACGAAGTGGCCGCCAGCGGGCGGTTGATCGCCCATTGCCTGCAGAACATGTCCAATCTGCCCGGCGTCTCGGCCGAGGTGTTCTACGAGTGGCCGAAGGACGATGTGCTCGACAAGGCGGCCGCACTCGTCTTCACCGGCGACAATTTCCCGGGCGTAACGCTCAACGACAGCAAGTCTGTCCTCGCAAAGATCGACGCAATGGCAAAGCGCGGCTGCGGCATCGTGTGCATTCACTACGCCACCGGCCTGCGAAAGCAGGACGTCCCGCCGGACGGCACACATCCCCTGCTCGCCTGGACCGGCGGGTACTTTGCCACCAAGTGCGATCACCACCAGTCGATCGCCAGGATTTATCCTGCGGCCACCATTACGCCGGGCGGCGGCGACCATCCTGTCCTACGTGGCTGGAAAGAGTTCAGTCTCCGGGACGAACCCTACATCAACAACTACTTCGGCAAGGACGGCAACAAGCCCGCGCCGAACGTGACGGCGATCGCCACATCAATGCTGCCGCCGGAGAGCCCGAAGAAGGAAACTGTCGCCTGGGCGGTGAACCGCGACGACGGCGGCCGCGGAATGGGCATCGTCATGCCCCACTTCTTTGCCAACTGGAAGAACGAGGATCTGCGCAAGTGCATCCTCAACGGCATCGTCTGGGCGGCAAAGCTGGAGGTTCCGGCCGAAGGCGTCAACACGTCGTTGCCGGACCTTGTCACCTTCAAGCCCGAGGCATTGGAGCCCAGGCCCAAGGCGACCCAGCCAGCCGCACCCAAAAAGTAG